Below is a window of Musa acuminata AAA Group cultivar baxijiao chromosome BXJ3-11, Cavendish_Baxijiao_AAA, whole genome shotgun sequence DNA.
TGCAATCAAAGACTGGACGATCATTAATATGCACGCACCgtttcatgaacttgcaccggACGCCGCCCACATGCCCGGCAAGACAGGTAATCCGGAGGAGGGATGTGAGCGTTCATTGCAGGAGTCCGTCTTAGGATGGTTGGTCGGAGCTCCCCTGCCACATGATAAATTCACCGAAAGAATTGATCGCCACCCCaaccacctcctcttcctcctcctctcagaACATTAAAAACAACCTTCAAGCACCATCAATCTCCCAACCACACCAGCTAATCACCAAGCAACATTTTCTGCAAGGATTTACCGCACCGACGATCGCATTTCTAGCCCTCGAGTGCAGTATGGAATCACACTAACATGCACTTCATGTCATGCAATCCCCCACTATGTCTCCGTGCATAAATGGTGCTCACCAACTCcccatttctaatttttttcacCTCGACCGAAGCATTGAATAAGGTTAGGTTAACAAGTTACTATGAGCAAATGATTGTGACACCACCAGACGACTTGAGCTGCTCCGCATCCATCCGACTATATAAACAACCCTTTGCTAGTTCATACACCAACCGCAGAGAGAGGCTCCCGACTCAACCGGCACGATGGTTGGCTCTCATCCCTCCGTCACCATCACCATCTCTTTCCTCCTCCTCGTTCTACCACCGACTTCTTTCTGTTTCGTTACTGGTTCTGCAACTGGTGCGACGCAGCGGCGACGCCATTTCTCAAAGATCTATGCCTTTGGAGACTCCTTCACCGACACCGGCAACACCCACTCGACCACAGGTCCATACTCCTTTGGATACGTCTCCTCGCCTCCCTATGGTACCACCTTCTTTCGCCACTCCACCAACAGGTATTCCGATGGCCGCCTGGTGGTCGACTTCCTCGCCTCCATGCTCTCGCTTCCGTTCCTGCCACCATACCTCGACAGGGCTGCTGATTTCTCCCACGGCGTCAACTTTGCGGTTGCTGGATCCACAGCGATCGAACATGACTTCTTTGTGAAGAACAACGTCACGATCGATATCACCCCCCAGTCTCTAATGACACAGCTCATGTGGTTTGACAAATACCTGGAGGAGAAAGGCTGCAAGACGAAGGGATCACGTCGGTGTCGAGCAGCGACAGCAGACGCGCTCTTCTGGGTGGGTGAGATCGGAGCCAACGACTACGCTTATGGTTTTACATCGACCCTGTCCCCCACCGTCATTCAGCAACTTGCCGTCAAGAAGGTCTTCGACTTTGTAGAGGTTTGTACACTCCGACCCTTTTGTCTCGTGACCGGTAAATAGCCTTTTAAATCTTTTTCTTACACAACACCATCTATAAAACAAGAACAAATGAGAACAACAACTATTGTACACAGCATACGACCACTCATTTAATACTAGCACATTCATATGTACGTATCCTAATCAACAAATATTGGTTTGAGTTTTTCTCTCTTAGAAGCCTACAGAAAGGATATTTCATCTGTTTCTCCGTCTACCTACCGGTACTTGCAGAAACTCTCTCCGCCCACCAACACAAGCTACTCTTTTTGCTAATAAGCAACTTCCGATATTAATATGAGATAGAAACAACAGACCACTGACCATTGAATTCTTCACCGGTCTATAAAATGCAGCCTCTGACAGTCAACAAAATCAAACTATGGAACTGTctcatcaaaagaaaagaaaatcttatTAAGATCGTTACAGCAAAGAACATTCAGATGACTTATTTGGCTAAAGAAGATGAATGTGGGTTTTGTTTCCCAACTCGATGAAGATCatgaactcttcttcttcttcggaaaATGAACATATattctcatatttttattttgcatTGGTCGACAGGCTCTGCTAATCAGAGGCGCCAAGTACATTGTGGTTCAAGGTTTGCCATTGACAGGGTGTCTACCACTAACCTTGACGCTGGCACCGTCCGACGACAGAGATGACATTGGCTGTGTTGCAAGCGTGAACCGCCAAAGCTACAACCATAATGCCATTGTTCAGAACGAGTTACAAGAACTAAGGGACCGATTTCCTGAAGCTATCATCTCGTATGCTGACTTCCTGGGTGCACACCATAACGTGATGAAACACCCAGCAGCCTATGGTTTTACGGAGAAGTTAAAGGTTTGCTGCGGTAGCGGGGGTGATCCTTATAATTTTGACCTATTTGCCACATGTGGCTCCCCAAATGT
It encodes the following:
- the LOC103972505 gene encoding GDSL esterase/lipase At3g48460, with the protein product MVGSHPSVTITISFLLLVLPPTSFCFVTGSATGATQRRRHFSKIYAFGDSFTDTGNTHSTTGPYSFGYVSSPPYGTTFFRHSTNRYSDGRLVVDFLASMLSLPFLPPYLDRAADFSHGVNFAVAGSTAIEHDFFVKNNVTIDITPQSLMTQLMWFDKYLEEKGCKTKGSRRCRAATADALFWVGEIGANDYAYGFTSTLSPTVIQQLAVKKVFDFVEALLIRGAKYIVVQGLPLTGCLPLTLTLAPSDDRDDIGCVASVNRQSYNHNAIVQNELQELRDRFPEAIISYADFLGAHHNVMKHPAAYGFTEKLKVCCGSGGDPYNFDLFATCGSPNVTTACPEPNKFINWDGVHLTEAMYKVVADVFFHHGYCKPSFDVLLTAKSLES